One genomic window of Luteitalea pratensis includes the following:
- a CDS encoding methyltransferase, with amino-acid sequence MSESLNPERILQTGLAFWASKTLLSAIEMGVFTELARGPEPFAALSGRLGLHPRSARDFLDALVAIGFLTRSGDTYANTADADLFLDRQKPSYVGGMLEMANHRLYPFWGHLTEALRTGLPQNEMKLGSPGLFEGLYADPARLREFLSAMSGLSRGANMAIARQFPWKDHATFVDVGTAQGDLAVQVAAAHPHLTGQGFDLPEVAPIFEDYAKASGVADRLTFAPGSFFTDDLPKADVMMMGHILHDWDLAQKHRLIRKAYAAIPAGGALIVYESIIDDDRSKSAFGLLMSLNMLIETPGGFDYTGADCAAWMREAGFTSTRVEPLVGPDSMVIGIK; translated from the coding sequence GTGTCAGAGTCGTTGAACCCCGAACGCATCCTGCAGACCGGCCTGGCATTCTGGGCTTCCAAGACATTGCTGAGCGCCATCGAAATGGGGGTCTTCACCGAGCTGGCACGTGGACCGGAACCCTTCGCCGCGCTGTCGGGGCGGCTGGGCCTGCATCCGCGGTCGGCGCGCGATTTTCTGGATGCCCTGGTTGCCATAGGCTTCCTGACCCGCAGCGGTGATACCTACGCCAATACAGCCGACGCGGACCTCTTCCTCGATCGGCAGAAACCGAGCTACGTCGGCGGCATGCTCGAGATGGCCAACCACCGGCTGTATCCGTTCTGGGGGCACCTCACCGAGGCGCTGCGCACCGGCTTGCCGCAGAACGAGATGAAGCTGGGTTCACCGGGGCTCTTCGAGGGTCTCTACGCCGATCCCGCGAGGCTGCGGGAGTTCCTGTCCGCCATGTCGGGTCTCAGCCGGGGCGCCAACATGGCGATCGCTCGTCAGTTTCCGTGGAAGGACCACGCGACGTTCGTCGATGTCGGCACGGCGCAGGGTGACCTCGCCGTGCAGGTCGCCGCGGCCCACCCGCACCTGACGGGCCAGGGCTTCGACCTGCCCGAGGTGGCGCCCATCTTCGAGGACTACGCGAAGGCATCCGGCGTCGCGGACCGGCTCACGTTCGCCCCGGGCAGTTTCTTCACCGACGACCTGCCGAAGGCCGACGTCATGATGATGGGTCACATCCTGCACGACTGGGACCTGGCCCAGAAGCACAGGCTGATTCGCAAGGCGTATGCAGCGATTCCCGCCGGCGGCGCGCTGATCGTCTACGAGTCGATCATCGACGACGATCGGTCGAAGAGTGCCTTCGGCCTGCTCATGAGCCTCAACATGCTGATCGAGACGCCCGGCGGATTCGACTACACCGGCGCCGATTGCGCGGCGTGGATGCGCGAGGCCGGCTTCACGTCGACACGAGTCGAACCACTCGTCGGCCCCGACTCGATGGTGATCGGCATCAAGTAA
- a CDS encoding 3-keto-disaccharide hydrolase — MHVRSTMAAAAVVAFLTLGAAHDASAQATAPKPRAGFTVLFNGKDLSGWRGRPGGGGVFSPYVEAKFTPEERAAKQAEWNADRDLHWSVDAATGELVSDGKGVHLATEKPYGDFEFHVDWKLTQPGGDSGIYLRDYPQVQIWDPNSAREKKNGADKGSGGLWNNNPDNPGRFPLALADKPIGEWNTMQIKMVGTRVWVTLNGTPVVVGQVLDNFFERTQPVLPTGSIELQTHGSEVRFRNVYVREIPEKEGKTLLATVSK, encoded by the coding sequence ATGCATGTTCGTTCGACGATGGCCGCGGCTGCGGTGGTGGCATTCCTCACTCTGGGCGCTGCTCATGACGCGTCGGCGCAGGCCACTGCGCCGAAGCCGCGGGCAGGTTTCACGGTGCTGTTCAACGGCAAGGACCTGAGCGGCTGGCGTGGCCGGCCGGGTGGCGGCGGCGTGTTCAGCCCGTACGTGGAGGCCAAGTTCACGCCCGAGGAACGTGCCGCCAAGCAGGCCGAGTGGAACGCCGATCGTGACCTGCATTGGAGTGTCGACGCCGCGACCGGTGAACTCGTCTCCGACGGCAAGGGCGTGCACCTCGCCACCGAGAAGCCGTACGGCGACTTCGAGTTCCACGTCGACTGGAAGCTGACGCAGCCGGGCGGCGACTCCGGGATCTATCTGCGCGACTATCCACAGGTCCAGATCTGGGATCCCAACAGCGCCCGCGAGAAGAAGAATGGCGCCGACAAGGGATCGGGCGGCCTCTGGAACAACAATCCGGACAATCCGGGCCGTTTCCCGCTCGCGCTTGCCGACAAGCCGATCGGGGAGTGGAACACGATGCAGATCAAGATGGTCGGCACGCGTGTCTGGGTGACGCTCAACGGCACGCCGGTCGTCGTCGGCCAGGTGCTCGACAACTTCTTCGAACGGACGCAGCCGGTGTTGCCGACCGGCTCGATCGAGCTGCAGACGCACGGGTCCGAGGTCCGGTTCCGCAACGTCTACGTGCGCGAGATTCCCGAGAAGGAAGGCAAGACACTGCTGGCCACCGTGTCGAAGTAG
- a CDS encoding ScyD/ScyE family protein, which translates to MTRERSGMWQVGVATAWAWTCLAGVGLAQPTVVMRGLDNPRGLAFGPEGALYVAEAGRGGDGPCGTTGTGATACVGDSGAISRLWKGEQSRMVSGLPSSAPVSGAEASGPQNIAFLGRGGSCVTFGLGGGPTYRAALGEAGEALGTLVRMSASGQWKVQADLVAYEMANNPAGGIIDSNPFGALAVPAGCVVTDAGSNTLLGVAANGAIETLAVFPSRPNASTDAVPTGVVIGPDGAYYVSQLTGAPFTTGAANVYRVVPGEAPTVYRSGFKTITDLAFASDGSLYVVEVASGPGLSMPGRLLRVNPDDTRVPVLIGLDRPTSVAIGPDGAIYVTNHGSSPGIGEVLRVQ; encoded by the coding sequence GTGACGAGAGAACGCAGCGGCATGTGGCAAGTCGGTGTGGCAACGGCGTGGGCATGGACATGCCTGGCGGGGGTGGGACTTGCGCAGCCCACCGTCGTGATGCGCGGCCTCGACAACCCGCGTGGGCTCGCATTCGGCCCCGAAGGTGCGCTGTACGTGGCCGAAGCCGGCCGCGGGGGGGACGGGCCGTGCGGCACGACAGGAACCGGCGCCACCGCCTGTGTCGGCGACAGTGGCGCCATCTCCCGGCTCTGGAAGGGCGAGCAGTCGCGCATGGTCTCGGGCCTGCCATCGTCCGCGCCGGTCAGCGGCGCCGAGGCGAGCGGCCCCCAGAACATTGCGTTCCTTGGACGCGGCGGCAGCTGCGTGACGTTCGGATTGGGGGGCGGTCCCACGTACCGCGCCGCCCTGGGTGAGGCAGGCGAAGCCCTGGGCACGCTCGTGCGGATGTCGGCGAGCGGCCAGTGGAAGGTTCAGGCCGATTTGGTCGCGTACGAGATGGCGAACAATCCCGCCGGCGGGATCATCGACTCCAATCCCTTCGGAGCGCTCGCGGTGCCCGCGGGGTGCGTCGTCACCGACGCCGGCAGCAATACCCTGCTCGGCGTCGCGGCCAATGGCGCGATCGAAACGCTGGCCGTCTTCCCATCGCGTCCAAACGCCTCGACTGACGCAGTTCCCACTGGTGTCGTGATCGGACCCGACGGCGCCTACTACGTCAGCCAGCTCACGGGAGCGCCGTTCACCACGGGCGCGGCCAACGTGTATCGCGTCGTGCCTGGAGAGGCGCCGACGGTCTACCGCTCCGGTTTCAAGACCATCACGGACCTCGCGTTCGCCTCCGATGGCAGCTTGTACGTCGTCGAAGTGGCCAGCGGACCGGGCCTGTCGATGCCGGGCCGCCTGCTTCGGGTGAACCCCGACGACACCCGCGTGCCGGTGCTCATCGGGCTCGACCGGCCGACGTCGGTCGCCATCGGACCCGACGGCGCCATCTACGTGACCAACCACGGCAGCTCACCCGGCATCGGGGAAGTGTTGCGGGTGCAGTAA
- a CDS encoding sodium:solute symporter family protein, whose amino-acid sequence MQLATIDWLILAATLAVCFAPALFFGRRAGTSTSEFFASGRSVPWWLAGLSMVATTFSSDTPNLVTDIVRRNGVAGNWVWWAFVLTGVSTVFFYARLWRRSGVLTDLEFYEVRYSGTAAGVVRGFRALYLGFFFNCMIMATVNLAACKIAAILFGLERWQTLAMVGVLNVAFAAHSGLWGVLVIDMIQFFIKMTAVIAAAYFALHAPGVGGLDGLITQLSTRRGPGGIDYLAVLPDFTSNWDLAVAVFIMPIAVQWWAVWYPGAEPGGGSYIAQRMLASKSEKDALGAVLFFNVAHYVLRPWPWILVGLASIIVYPELSDISAAFPNLDPRLLGHDIAYPAMLKFLPAGFVGLMVGGLVAANSSTILTHLNWGASYLVHDFYRRFVRKDAAEAHYVLVGRLATILLFVCSSATVYLLDTAKDAFDVILQVGAGTGLLYLVRWFWWRVNAWCEVAAMASSFLVSVGFLAMARAGSPVSTHIALVLTVAVTTICWVVTAFVTPPTDRDVLIAFYRKVRPVGPGWKPIRDIVGVDANAHAARDSIPLGLLGWSAGSAMIWSALFAVGNVLYGRHLQAGVLIVTCLMCTGIVLWVMRQQWPDNA is encoded by the coding sequence ATGCAGCTTGCGACGATCGACTGGCTGATCCTGGCCGCCACCCTGGCGGTCTGCTTCGCGCCAGCCCTGTTCTTCGGGCGGCGTGCCGGCACGAGCACGTCGGAATTCTTTGCCTCCGGTCGATCGGTGCCATGGTGGCTGGCGGGCCTGTCGATGGTCGCCACGACGTTCAGCAGCGACACGCCGAACCTGGTGACCGACATCGTCCGCCGCAATGGCGTGGCCGGCAACTGGGTGTGGTGGGCCTTCGTCCTCACCGGCGTCTCCACCGTGTTCTTCTACGCGCGCCTGTGGCGGCGGTCCGGTGTGCTCACCGACCTCGAGTTCTACGAGGTCCGCTACTCGGGCACCGCGGCCGGCGTGGTACGCGGGTTCCGCGCGCTGTACCTCGGCTTCTTCTTCAACTGCATGATCATGGCCACGGTGAACCTGGCCGCATGCAAGATCGCGGCGATCCTCTTCGGGCTCGAGCGATGGCAGACACTGGCGATGGTCGGCGTGCTGAACGTGGCGTTTGCCGCCCACTCAGGTCTCTGGGGCGTGCTGGTCATCGACATGATCCAGTTCTTCATCAAGATGACCGCGGTGATCGCCGCCGCCTACTTCGCGCTGCACGCGCCAGGCGTTGGTGGGCTCGACGGACTGATCACGCAACTCTCCACACGGCGCGGGCCGGGGGGCATCGACTACCTTGCGGTGCTGCCGGACTTCACGAGCAACTGGGACCTGGCGGTCGCCGTGTTCATCATGCCCATCGCCGTCCAGTGGTGGGCGGTGTGGTATCCCGGCGCCGAGCCGGGCGGCGGCAGTTACATCGCCCAGCGCATGCTCGCGTCCAAGTCGGAAAAGGATGCGCTGGGCGCGGTCCTCTTCTTCAACGTCGCGCATTACGTCCTGCGCCCGTGGCCGTGGATCCTCGTCGGCCTCGCATCGATCATCGTGTATCCGGAACTCTCGGACATCAGCGCTGCCTTCCCCAACCTCGATCCGCGGCTGCTCGGACACGACATCGCGTATCCGGCGATGCTGAAGTTCCTGCCGGCCGGGTTCGTCGGCCTGATGGTCGGTGGCCTCGTCGCGGCCAACTCGTCGACGATCCTCACGCACCTGAACTGGGGTGCTTCGTACCTCGTGCACGATTTCTATCGGCGATTCGTCAGGAAGGACGCCGCCGAAGCGCATTACGTGCTGGTCGGGCGGCTGGCCACCATCCTGCTGTTCGTCTGTTCGTCGGCAACGGTATACCTGCTGGACACGGCCAAGGATGCCTTCGACGTCATCCTGCAGGTGGGCGCCGGCACCGGGCTGCTGTACCTGGTGCGATGGTTCTGGTGGCGGGTCAACGCCTGGTGCGAGGTTGCGGCGATGGCCAGCTCGTTCCTGGTGTCGGTCGGCTTCCTGGCCATGGCTCGTGCCGGGTCGCCGGTGAGCACCCACATTGCGCTCGTCCTCACCGTCGCGGTCACGACCATCTGCTGGGTGGTGACGGCGTTTGTCACGCCGCCCACCGATCGTGACGTGCTGATTGCGTTCTATCGCAAGGTCCGTCCGGTGGGTCCGGGCTGGAAACCGATCCGCGACATCGTCGGCGTCGATGCCAATGCGCATGCCGCTCGCGACAGCATCCCGCTCGGGTTACTGGGCTGGTCAGCGGGCAGCGCGATGATCTGGTCGGCCCTGTTCGCCGTCGGCAACGTTCTTTATGGGCGCCACCTGCAGGCGGGCGTGCTGATCGTCACCTGCCTCATGTGCACGGGCATCGTGCTCTGGGTCATGCGCCAGCAATGGCCAGATAACGCCTGA
- a CDS encoding DUF2164 domain-containing protein produces MPPRSPQRIRLSPERRASLLAALQRHFEDEFDEPLSAFRAEGLVDFFVRHLGPPVYNQGVKDATGFLQEKLADIEGEITEQDDGR; encoded by the coding sequence ATGCCTCCAAGGTCGCCTCAGCGCATCCGCCTGTCGCCCGAACGCCGCGCATCGCTGCTCGCGGCGCTGCAGCGCCATTTCGAGGACGAGTTCGACGAGCCGCTCAGCGCCTTCCGCGCCGAGGGCCTCGTCGACTTCTTCGTGCGCCACCTCGGTCCGCCCGTCTACAACCAGGGCGTGAAAGACGCGACCGGATTCCTGCAGGAGAAACTGGCCGACATCGAGGGCGAGATTACCGAGCAGGACGACGGGCGATAG